One stretch of Bacillus kexueae DNA includes these proteins:
- a CDS encoding aminotransferase class I/II-fold pyridoxal phosphate-dependent enzyme: MNYQRTPLFDVLKKHQTSSPISFHVPGHKNGTFFHEKGERFFSEILKIDLTEITNLDDLHAPEGAIKEAQSLAAHSYGVQSTYFLVNGSTVGNLAMIMSCCQDGDIVLVQRNCHKSIIHGILLSGAIPVYLSPNVDEELLVPSYVSTETVRKAIDLYPDAKAIILTNPNYYGLSYTELNKIVEVAHRRNIPVLVDEAHGAHFPFSNLFPNSSISAGADIVVQSAHKTLPALTMGAYLHFNSERVDESELKKYLTILQSSSPSYLIMASLDLARAYMDNLDDTVVAEGLERLTDAIDKIEGIEIVRSKDLHIDQDPLKVTVRSTNGLSGFDLQHLLERQGIFTELADPNNVLFVLPLIVNQAYMSRLNNLKMDQLSFEKKKEVNFFSAEPSISMGVSSKQLRNKKKCLISLEQAIGKTSAEMIVPYPPGIPLLMEGEQITKDHIHQIRHLLSLNGKIQGGDQLKNNAIYIYE, translated from the coding sequence GATGTACTTAAAAAGCACCAAACTAGTAGTCCTATCTCTTTTCATGTACCTGGTCATAAAAACGGTACTTTTTTTCATGAGAAGGGAGAAAGATTCTTTTCTGAAATTTTAAAGATAGATTTAACTGAAATTACGAATCTTGATGATTTACATGCGCCAGAGGGAGCAATTAAAGAAGCTCAAAGCTTAGCTGCACATTCCTACGGGGTACAGTCAACCTATTTTTTGGTGAATGGATCGACGGTTGGAAATTTAGCCATGATTATGTCATGTTGTCAGGATGGGGATATTGTTCTCGTACAGAGGAACTGTCATAAGTCCATCATTCATGGAATTTTGCTTTCTGGTGCCATACCCGTTTACCTAAGCCCTAATGTGGATGAAGAACTACTTGTACCGTCTTATGTATCCACTGAGACGGTGCGTAAAGCTATCGATTTATATCCAGATGCAAAGGCAATAATATTAACTAATCCGAACTATTATGGATTGTCATACACGGAACTAAACAAGATTGTTGAAGTCGCACATAGACGTAATATACCTGTTCTAGTCGACGAAGCGCACGGGGCACACTTTCCTTTTAGTAATCTGTTTCCGAATTCGTCAATTTCAGCTGGAGCTGATATTGTGGTTCAGTCTGCCCATAAAACTCTCCCTGCACTAACAATGGGAGCGTATTTACACTTCAATAGTGAACGTGTGGATGAAAGTGAGCTAAAGAAGTATTTAACAATACTACAATCAAGTAGTCCGTCCTATTTAATTATGGCCTCCCTTGATCTGGCGAGAGCGTATATGGACAATTTAGATGATACAGTGGTAGCAGAAGGGTTAGAGCGATTAACAGACGCCATTGACAAAATTGAAGGAATTGAAATTGTACGTTCAAAAGATCTACATATTGATCAAGACCCACTTAAGGTCACCGTGCGTTCAACAAATGGTCTATCAGGTTTTGATTTACAACATCTATTAGAAAGGCAAGGGATCTTCACGGAGTTAGCAGATCCGAACAATGTATTATTTGTTTTACCTTTAATCGTTAATCAGGCGTATATGAGTCGCTTAAATAATTTGAAAATGGATCAACTATCTTTTGAGAAGAAAAAAGAAGTTAACTTTTTCTCCGCTGAACCTTCCATTAGTATGGGAGTTTCATCAAAGCAACTGAGAAATAAAAAGAAGTGTCTTATTTCTCTTGAACAAGCCATTGGAAAAACAAGTGCAGAGATGATTGTTCCGTATCCTCCTGGCATTCCATTATTAATGGAGGGAGAACAGATTACAAAGGATCATATTCATCAAATTCGACATCTTTTATCCTTAAACGGAAAAATACAAGGTGGAGATCAGTTGAAAAATAATGCTATTTACATATATGAGTAA